Proteins from a genomic interval of Sus scrofa isolate TJ Tabasco breed Duroc unplaced genomic scaffold, Sscrofa11.1 Contig2530, whole genome shotgun sequence:
- the LOC100158141 gene encoding olfactory receptor 2M3-like, with protein MEWENQTASSDFILMGIFSHTPTHIFLFSLVLGIFTVALLANTVMVLLICLDRRLHTPMYFLLSQLSLMDLMLICTTVPKMARNYLSGRKSISVAGCETQIFFSVSLFGAECFLLAVMAYDRYAAICYPLQYPQLMNWNVCGLLAASSWILGVFDGIVDIAATLSFSYCGSREIPQFFCDVPALLHLSCTDTSTFETLAFICCVVMLLFPLSLIIISYTRVIITVIRMSSGEGRHKAFTTCSSHLVVVGMYYGAAMFIYMRPTSNRSPAQDKMVSAFYTILTPMLNPLIYSLRNKDVAKAFSRVLGKEKSTE; from the coding sequence atgGAATGGGAGAATCAGACGGCTAGCTCTGACTTCATCTTGATGGGGATTTTTAGCCACACGCCCACtcacatctttctcttctctctggtgCTGGGCATCTTCACAGTGGCTCTCTTGGCAAACACTGTCATGGTTCTCCTCATCTGCCTGGACCGCCggctccacacccccatgtacttcctcCTCAGCCAACTCTCCCTCATGGACCTCATGCTCATCTGCACCACGGTGCCCAAAATGGCCCGCAACTACCTGTCTGGCAGGAAGTCCATTTCTGTAGCAGGATGTGAAACCCAGATATTCTTCTCTGTGTCCCTCTTTGGGGCTGAGTGCTTCCTATTGGctgtcatggcctatgaccgctatgctgCCATCTGCTACCCTCTTCAGTACCCCCAGCTCATGAACTGGAACGTTTGTGGGCTCCTGgctgcctcttcatggatcctTGGGGTCTTTGATGGGATTGTCGACATAGCTGCTACTCTGTCCTTCTCCTACTGTGGCTCCCGAGAAATACCTCAATTCTTCTGTGATGTCCCAGCACTCCTGCATCTCTCGTGCACGGATACTTCCACCTTTGAAACACTCGCTTTTATCTGTTGTGTGGTAATGCTCCTCTTCCCTTTGTCACTCATCATCATCTCCTACACACGGGTCATCATAACTGTCATTCGCATGAGTTCTGGGGAGGGTCGGCACAAGGCGTTCACCACCTGTAGTTCCCACCTTGTCGTCGTGGGGATGTATTATGGAGCAGCTATGTTCATATATATGAGGCCCACGTCCAAtcggtccccagcccaggacaagATGGTGTCAGCCTTCTACACCATTCTCACTCCCATGCTGAATCCCCTTATATACAGCCTCCGCAACAAAGACGTGGCCAAAGCATTCAGTAGGGTTCTGGGGAAGGAGAAATCTACAGAATAA